The following coding sequences lie in one Euhalothece natronophila Z-M001 genomic window:
- a CDS encoding ribonuclease R family protein has translation MEFSIATILSHLSDNKLVAPKVLEKKLNLQEESSIQKLQIALDALERVGVIVKERGKYRRVPQDDVVEAKLRCSSKGFCFAIQDQEGTDDIYVRESYLGSAWNGDRVLVKVIKDGSRRRSPEGEVQVILDRANPSLLAQVRKVEDNSEKDYQAVPLDDRLLFELDLSPDGQDLESAVDHLVHLEVLRYPLGDHPPVGRVTKILGSDAEEAADTDIVCCKHDLPRQFSATALKEAKALTPTLDEKTLQKRVDYRDLFTVTLEETSENTDSLIENALTLNKTKEGNWELGIHIADIAHYVPKDSAMDTAAKQRGTAVFLNDFVIPLFPPEVQQCASLIPGEDRLAVSILLTLNSMGEIEGFEIQESVIRVDEQVSYQQAQSLLGTDNNTATAELLNDLFFNLSPVVKSQRVQRGGFEIELPEAQGGFKDEGRLGTVVATSSLPVRALLTELMILAGQAVGQHLQALGVPGIYRVQHISDYTEIEDLMKLGNNLGLTLELENEDELRPQDYQNFSQQIANSDASRVLMFFLKSTLKLAKYSTKPSEHFGLALNRPYSPCISPGRRYADLWNQRILKSVFHEGRDRRVRTQKEGVDLHSNTSHGKINWKVLPPAMATEYEEEIASFIHHLNERDKMVEDAENDLKGLNKAEKMKERTGEVFSGLITGVQSYGFFVEIEDLLVEGLVHVSSLKDDWYEYRARHACLVGRKNRIAYRLGSRVKVQVKSVDYYRQQIDLVTVSGATPATDEDLDS, from the coding sequence ATGGAATTTTCAATCGCTACAATTCTTTCCCACTTAAGTGATAATAAACTAGTCGCCCCAAAAGTTCTCGAAAAAAAACTAAACTTGCAAGAGGAGTCAAGTATTCAAAAACTACAAATTGCCCTTGATGCCCTCGAACGAGTTGGAGTGATTGTCAAAGAAAGGGGAAAGTACCGTCGTGTTCCACAAGATGATGTGGTGGAAGCGAAATTGCGTTGTTCGAGTAAAGGTTTTTGTTTCGCTATTCAAGATCAGGAAGGAACAGATGATATTTATGTACGAGAATCCTATCTTGGTAGTGCTTGGAACGGCGATCGCGTTTTAGTGAAAGTGATTAAAGATGGAAGCCGTCGCCGCTCTCCTGAAGGAGAAGTGCAAGTAATTCTCGATCGCGCAAATCCCTCTCTCCTTGCCCAAGTCAGAAAGGTAGAAGACAACAGCGAAAAAGACTATCAAGCGGTTCCCCTTGATGATCGGTTATTGTTTGAACTGGATCTTAGCCCCGACGGACAAGACTTAGAAAGTGCTGTAGATCATTTAGTTCACCTGGAAGTCTTACGATATCCTCTTGGGGATCATCCTCCTGTAGGTCGCGTCACGAAAATTTTAGGCAGTGATGCAGAAGAAGCTGCAGATACAGATATTGTCTGTTGTAAACATGATCTTCCCAGACAGTTTTCCGCAACAGCCCTCAAAGAAGCAAAAGCCTTAACTCCCACCCTCGATGAAAAGACTTTACAAAAGCGAGTTGATTATCGAGATTTATTCACCGTTACTCTTGAAGAAACCTCAGAAAACACCGATTCCTTGATTGAAAATGCCCTTACCTTAAACAAAACGAAGGAGGGAAACTGGGAATTAGGAATTCATATTGCTGATATTGCCCATTATGTTCCTAAAGATTCCGCAATGGACACCGCTGCCAAACAACGGGGAACAGCGGTCTTTTTAAATGATTTTGTTATTCCTTTATTTCCCCCAGAAGTGCAACAATGTGCTTCTTTAATCCCAGGGGAAGATCGTCTTGCGGTAAGTATCTTGTTAACCCTCAATTCCATGGGAGAGATAGAAGGGTTTGAAATTCAAGAAAGTGTAATTCGTGTGGATGAACAAGTTAGCTATCAACAAGCCCAATCTCTTCTCGGAACTGATAACAACACCGCTACTGCAGAACTTCTCAATGACTTATTCTTTAATTTGAGTCCAGTTGTGAAATCGCAACGGGTACAACGGGGAGGTTTTGAAATTGAATTACCCGAAGCCCAAGGAGGATTTAAAGATGAAGGACGCTTAGGTACAGTAGTTGCAACTTCTTCCCTTCCTGTACGGGCTTTATTAACAGAATTAATGATTTTGGCAGGACAAGCAGTGGGACAGCATTTACAAGCCCTTGGTGTACCTGGAATTTATCGAGTACAACATATTTCTGATTACACTGAAATTGAAGACTTAATGAAATTGGGAAATAACTTGGGGTTAACTCTCGAATTAGAAAATGAGGATGAACTGCGCCCTCAAGATTACCAAAACTTTAGCCAACAAATTGCCAACTCCGATGCTTCTCGGGTATTGATGTTTTTCCTCAAGTCCACTCTCAAACTAGCCAAATATAGCACCAAACCCAGTGAACATTTTGGTTTAGCCTTGAATCGCCCTTACAGCCCTTGTATTTCTCCAGGAAGACGTTATGCTGACTTGTGGAACCAACGGATTTTAAAATCTGTGTTTCACGAAGGGCGCGATCGGCGAGTGAGAACCCAAAAAGAAGGGGTTGATCTCCACAGTAATACCAGTCATGGCAAAATTAACTGGAAAGTACTTCCTCCTGCTATGGCTACAGAATACGAAGAAGAAATTGCTAGCTTTATTCATCATCTCAATGAACGAGACAAGATGGTAGAAGATGCAGAAAACGACTTGAAAGGGCTTAATAAAGCCGAAAAAATGAAGGAACGCACAGGAGAAGTCTTTTCTGGTTTAATTACAGGCGTACAATCCTATGGCTTTTTCGTAGAAATTGAAGACTTATTAGTGGAAGGATTAGTTCATGTTAGTTCTCTTAAAGATGATTGGTATGAATATCGCGCCCGTCATGCTTGTTTAGTGGGACGTAAAAATAGGATTGCCTATCGACTGGGATCACGGGTAAAAGTACAAGTAAAAAGTGTTGACTATTATCGTCAGCAAATTGATCTTGTTACCGTTTCTGGGGCAACTCCAGCTACTGATGAAGATTTAGATAGTTAA
- the clpP gene encoding ATP-dependent Clp endopeptidase proteolytic subunit ClpP, which yields MIPTVIETSGRGERAFDIYSRLLRERIVFLGQQVDDEIANLIVAQMLYLEAEEPEKDIYLYINSPGGSVSAGMGIFDTMNQITPNVSTICLGLAASMGAFLLSAGEPGKRLSLPHSRIMIHQPLGGAQGQASDIEIQAKEILYLKGQLNNYLAQHTGQPLEKIQEDTERDFFMSPQESLEYGLIDRIIERRPSASNPPS from the coding sequence ATGATCCCTACCGTTATTGAAACCTCTGGTCGTGGCGAACGCGCTTTTGATATCTACTCTCGTCTTCTACGAGAAAGAATTGTCTTCTTAGGGCAGCAGGTAGATGATGAAATTGCCAATCTCATTGTTGCCCAAATGCTTTACTTGGAAGCAGAAGAACCAGAAAAAGATATTTATCTCTACATTAACTCTCCTGGTGGTTCTGTCAGTGCCGGTATGGGCATTTTTGACACCATGAACCAAATTACTCCCAATGTTTCTACTATTTGCTTGGGATTAGCTGCCAGTATGGGGGCGTTTCTCCTCAGTGCGGGAGAGCCAGGTAAACGTCTCAGCCTACCCCATTCTCGAATCATGATTCACCAACCCTTAGGGGGAGCGCAAGGTCAAGCCTCCGATATTGAAATTCAAGCCAAAGAGATTCTGTATCTCAAAGGACAACTAAACAACTATCTCGCGCAACATACCGGTCAACCTCTAGAAAAAATTCAAGAAGACACAGAACGTGACTTCTTTATGTCGCCTCAAGAGTCTCTAGAATATGGCTTAATTGATCGCATTATTGAACGTCGTCCTTCTGCAAGTAACCCTCCCTCTTAA
- the grxC gene encoding glutaredoxin 3, with protein MLESLFKLLGRQPKNYQANVEIYTWQTCPFCIRAKMLLGWKGVKYTEYKIDGDDSARNRMAERANGKRSVPQIFINNQHIGGCDELYALDKGKNLDQLLMQPADAVG; from the coding sequence ATGCTGGAATCACTATTTAAGCTATTAGGACGACAACCCAAAAATTATCAAGCCAATGTTGAAATTTATACTTGGCAAACTTGTCCTTTTTGTATTCGTGCCAAAATGCTTTTAGGTTGGAAAGGAGTTAAATATACTGAATATAAAATTGATGGGGATGATAGTGCTAGAAATCGTATGGCAGAACGAGCCAATGGTAAGCGCAGTGTTCCCCAAATTTTTATTAATAATCAGCACATAGGCGGTTGTGATGAACTGTATGCTCTTGACAAAGGCAAAAATTTAGATCAGTTATTGATGCAACCAGCCGATGCAGTGGGATAA
- the tadA gene encoding tRNA adenosine(34) deaminase TadA codes for MQWDKARYEQHCHWMEYALQLAQEAGKAGEIPVGAVIVDAENRIIGEGNNRKERDRAPTSHAEIIAINQAAQTLANWHLNGLTLYVTLEPCPMCSGAIIQARLGTLVYGADDPKTGAVRSVLNLPDSAASNHHLEVFGGILDDRCREQLKQWFAQKRIIKKSPT; via the coding sequence ATGCAGTGGGATAAAGCCCGTTACGAGCAGCATTGCCATTGGATGGAGTATGCCCTGCAATTGGCACAAGAGGCTGGAAAAGCTGGAGAAATTCCTGTGGGGGCGGTGATTGTTGATGCTGAAAACAGGATTATCGGTGAAGGAAATAATCGTAAAGAGCGCGATCGCGCCCCTACCTCTCATGCAGAAATCATTGCCATTAATCAAGCAGCCCAAACCCTTGCTAATTGGCATCTTAATGGTCTTACCCTTTATGTCACGCTTGAACCTTGTCCTATGTGCAGTGGGGCAATCATTCAAGCTCGACTGGGCACATTAGTTTATGGGGCAGATGATCCAAAAACAGGAGCAGTGCGCAGTGTTTTAAATCTTCCCGATAGTGCCGCTTCTAATCATCATTTAGAAGTTTTCGGCGGGATTTTAGATGATCGCTGTCGTGAACAGCTAAAACAGTGGTTTGCTCAAAAACGCATAATAAAAAAATCCCCCACCTGA
- the psbD gene encoding photosystem II D2 protein (photosystem q(a) protein), translated as MTIAVGRAQQQRGIFDLVDDWLKRDRFVFIGWSGLLLFPCAYLAIGGWLTGTTFVTSWYTHGLASSYLEGCNFLTVAVSTPADAFGHSLLFLWGPEANWDFVRWCQIGGLWTFTALHGAFGLIGFMLRQFEIARLVGVRPYNAIAFSGPIAVFVSVFLMYPLGQSSWFFAPSFGVAGIFRFILFFQGFHNWTLNPFHMMGVAGILGGALLCAIHGATVENTLFEDGDGSNNTFRAFNPTQSEETYSMVTANRFWSQIFGIAFSNKRWLHFFMLFVPVTGLWMASVGVVGLGLNLRAYDFVSQEIRAAEDPEFETFYTKNILLNEGLRAWMATDDQPHQKFEFPEEVLPRGNAL; from the coding sequence ATGACAATTGCAGTAGGACGCGCCCAACAACAAAGAGGGATCTTCGACCTAGTCGATGATTGGCTCAAGCGCGACAGATTCGTCTTTATCGGCTGGTCTGGTTTACTCCTATTCCCCTGTGCTTACCTAGCCATTGGGGGATGGTTAACCGGAACCACCTTTGTCACCTCGTGGTACACCCACGGACTAGCCAGCTCTTACCTAGAAGGCTGTAACTTCTTAACCGTAGCGGTATCAACACCAGCAGATGCCTTCGGACATTCCCTACTCTTTTTATGGGGACCGGAAGCAAACTGGGACTTCGTACGCTGGTGTCAAATCGGCGGTTTATGGACCTTTACCGCCCTACACGGTGCCTTTGGACTGATTGGCTTCATGCTACGTCAGTTTGAAATTGCCCGTCTAGTGGGGGTACGACCCTATAACGCGATCGCGTTTTCAGGTCCGATTGCCGTATTCGTCAGCGTCTTCCTCATGTATCCCTTAGGACAATCCAGTTGGTTCTTTGCCCCCTCATTTGGGGTAGCTGGAATCTTCCGTTTCATTCTATTCTTCCAAGGATTCCACAACTGGACCTTAAATCCCTTCCACATGATGGGAGTAGCAGGAATCTTAGGCGGTGCGCTTCTGTGTGCCATTCACGGAGCTACCGTAGAAAACACCCTATTTGAAGACGGAGACGGAAGTAACAACACCTTCCGAGCCTTCAATCCCACCCAATCAGAAGAAACCTATTCCATGGTGACTGCCAACCGTTTCTGGAGTCAGATTTTCGGCATTGCCTTCTCCAACAAACGGTGGTTACACTTCTTCATGCTGTTTGTGCCAGTAACAGGGCTATGGATGGCTTCAGTCGGAGTAGTCGGCTTAGGATTAAACCTTCGTGCCTATGACTTCGTCTCTCAAGAAATTCGGGCAGCAGAAGACCCTGAATTTGAAACCTTCTATACCAAGAACATCTTATTAAACGAAGGTCTCCGTGCTTGGATGGCAACGGATGACCAACCCCATCAGAAGTTTGAATTCCCTGAAGAAGTCTTACCTCGTGGTAACGCTCTCTAA
- a CDS encoding YtxH domain-containing protein, producing MSKRGISAFIGGLALGSAVGSAIGLLVAPRSGQETRKILKKSALAVPEIAQDISSSVQLQADRFSETTLSNWESTLTRLQEAIAAGVEASKMETTSSEQTTESLSTKSE from the coding sequence ATGTCCAAACGTGGAATTAGTGCCTTTATTGGGGGATTAGCCTTAGGAAGTGCGGTAGGAAGCGCGATCGGGTTATTAGTTGCTCCTCGTTCTGGGCAAGAAACCAGAAAAATATTAAAAAAATCTGCCCTAGCTGTACCAGAAATTGCTCAAGATATTTCTAGCAGTGTACAGCTACAAGCTGATCGATTCTCAGAAACGACACTCAGTAATTGGGAAAGCACCCTCACTCGGTTACAAGAAGCGATTGCTGCTGGCGTGGAAGCCAGTAAAATGGAAACAACATCCTCAGAGCAAACTACTGAGTCTCTCTCTACTAAGTCAGAATGA
- a CDS encoding Npun_F0494 family protein, giving the protein MTTISQQSQIKYPHKTIRRAEMALKCAPFRLKLFQEMRSRSVPLSQIANQTGVEKQHIVKPLSELKVENELVWLIQVGLLRREVDGQGITDSFRLTPLGRQLVAKWEAEKQEIPAPSWLTRIQCAIIRWFRLPF; this is encoded by the coding sequence ATGACGACAATTTCTCAACAGTCTCAGATTAAATATCCACACAAAACCATTAGACGGGCGGAAATGGCTCTCAAATGTGCTCCCTTTCGCTTAAAATTATTTCAAGAAATGCGATCGCGCAGTGTCCCCCTTTCCCAAATTGCCAATCAAACAGGAGTAGAAAAACAACATATCGTTAAACCTCTTTCAGAATTAAAGGTTGAAAATGAGCTTGTTTGGCTTATTCAAGTAGGATTATTGCGAAGAGAAGTGGATGGACAAGGAATTACCGATAGTTTTCGCCTTACTCCTTTAGGGAGACAACTAGTGGCAAAATGGGAGGCAGAAAAGCAAGAAATCCCTGCTCCTTCTTGGCTAACTAGAATTCAATGCGCGATTATACGGTGGTTTCGTCTTCCGTTTTAA
- the nth gene encoding endonuclease III translates to MTASQQERALTLLARLKALYPDATCTLNYETPVQLLVATILSAQCTDERVNKVTPELFARFPDAKAMAEAKREDIETLIRSTGFYRNKAKSIQGACEMIVSQFGGKVPDTMSDLLKLPGVARKTANVVLAHAYGINAGVTVDTHVKRLSNRLGLTEKKDPKQIEKDLMTLLPQAEWENWSIRLIYHGREVCKARQPMCEACSLADICPSWKLTGFKTEDETTV, encoded by the coding sequence ATGACAGCTTCTCAACAAGAACGGGCGTTAACCCTACTCGCCCGTCTCAAAGCCTTATATCCCGATGCCACCTGCACCCTTAATTACGAAACCCCCGTTCAATTATTAGTGGCAACGATTCTTTCTGCCCAATGTACAGATGAACGAGTGAATAAAGTAACCCCCGAATTATTCGCTCGTTTTCCTGATGCCAAAGCCATGGCAGAAGCAAAGAGAGAAGACATAGAAACCCTCATTCGTTCTACTGGTTTCTATCGAAATAAAGCCAAAAGTATTCAGGGAGCTTGTGAGATGATTGTCTCTCAATTCGGGGGGAAAGTTCCCGATACTATGAGTGACCTTTTAAAATTGCCCGGAGTAGCGCGAAAAACAGCTAATGTGGTGTTAGCCCATGCTTATGGCATCAATGCTGGGGTAACTGTAGATACCCATGTGAAACGTCTTAGTAACCGCTTGGGTTTGACAGAAAAAAAAGACCCCAAACAAATTGAAAAAGACTTAATGACTCTCTTACCCCAAGCAGAGTGGGAAAATTGGTCAATTCGCTTAATTTATCATGGGCGTGAAGTGTGCAAGGCCCGTCAACCTATGTGTGAGGCTTGTAGTTTAGCAGATATTTGTCCGTCATGGAAACTAACAGGTTTTAAAACGGAAGACGAAACCACCGTATAA
- the rseP gene encoding RIP metalloprotease RseP — MSVLAAIAVLAILIIVHELGHFSAARVQGIHVSKFSIGFGPILWKYQGPEVEYGVRAFPLGGFVGFPDDDPDSEIEPDDPNLLKNRPLGDRAIVISAGVIANFIFAYFLLVAQSAFVGIPQPQFEPGIQVPEVVQQENSPAKEAGLEAGDIILAINSESLGEGQAAIQNLQDTIQNAVNEPLNITVQRDTETLNLTVTPQAGDDGKGKIGVLLSPNGEVVRERPDNFLQPFTQATQEYQRIFSLTFQGLGRLVSNFQESAEQVAGPVAIVAVGADIASSDASSLYQFAALISINLGIINILPLPVLDGGQLVFLLLEGIRGKPLPQKIQDGIMQTGVVMLLGLAIFLVIRDTANLGVVQEFFQ, encoded by the coding sequence ATGTCAGTATTGGCAGCGATCGCAGTTTTGGCGATTTTAATTATTGTTCACGAACTGGGGCATTTCTCTGCTGCCCGAGTGCAGGGAATTCATGTTAGTAAATTTTCCATTGGCTTTGGGCCAATTCTCTGGAAATATCAAGGACCAGAAGTTGAATATGGGGTTCGTGCCTTTCCTCTAGGCGGATTTGTTGGTTTTCCGGATGATGATCCCGATAGTGAAATTGAACCTGATGATCCTAACCTATTAAAAAATCGTCCCCTCGGCGATCGCGCCATTGTGATCAGTGCGGGAGTGATCGCAAACTTTATCTTTGCCTATTTCCTTTTAGTCGCCCAATCAGCATTTGTAGGCATTCCCCAACCGCAATTTGAACCGGGGATTCAAGTGCCAGAAGTTGTGCAACAAGAAAATTCTCCCGCTAAAGAAGCAGGATTAGAAGCTGGAGATATTATTCTTGCTATTAACTCTGAATCCCTTGGCGAAGGTCAAGCCGCCATTCAAAATTTACAAGACACTATCCAAAATGCCGTTAATGAGCCCTTAAACATCACCGTTCAACGGGACACAGAAACTTTAAATCTCACTGTTACTCCCCAAGCAGGAGACGACGGTAAAGGTAAAATTGGGGTGTTACTTTCTCCCAATGGGGAAGTGGTAAGAGAACGCCCCGATAACTTCCTTCAACCCTTTACCCAAGCGACGCAAGAATATCAACGCATTTTTTCTCTTACTTTCCAAGGATTAGGCAGATTAGTCAGTAATTTTCAAGAATCCGCCGAACAAGTTGCCGGACCCGTTGCCATCGTCGCTGTGGGTGCTGATATTGCCAGTTCCGATGCTAGCAGCTTATATCAGTTTGCTGCCTTAATTAGCATTAACTTAGGGATTATTAATATTCTTCCTCTACCTGTATTAGATGGCGGTCAACTGGTCTTTTTACTTCTAGAAGGCATTCGCGGTAAACCTCTCCCCCAAAAAATTCAAGATGGCATCATGCAAACGGGTGTTGTCATGTTATTGGGGTTGGCTATCTTTTTGGTCATTCGAGACACTGCTAACTTAGGGGTAGTGCAAGAATTTTTCCAATAA
- the glpK gene encoding glycerol kinase GlpK, translating to MPVTNKQKYVLALDLGTTGNRAILFDKNGELVGQSYGELMQYYPHPGWLEHDPLEIWHDTRSCMEQVLRSTGVSPQEIAATGLTVQRETCLLWDKTTGEPLHKAIVWQDRRTAQKCRELSEKGYAEKIQETTGLVLDAYFSASKLAWLLDWVKQNKPEVNLDHVLAGTIDTWILWNLTGRRVHATDQSNASRTMLMNLGTHDWDPELLDLFTIPRHFMPEIRPSLGDFGTIDEEILGTEIPIRAIFGDQQAALYAHGCNQKGMLKCTYGTGCFLISQSGQELTRSRNQLLSTVAWSEANGGKPTTNYALEGAMFTTGACIQWLRDGLKLIKSAPETEILAREVENTDGVYFVPALSGLGAPHWDMSARGAFVGITGGVQREHMVRAVLESIAFQVKEVVDAMNKDSETPISLLKVDGGASQNNFLMEFQADVLGIPVERPAILDATAQGAAFGAGLAVGFWDDYEELVGKRKRDRSFIPSKNQKQAQEDFLMWQKAVSRAKNWVE from the coding sequence ATGCCCGTGACTAATAAGCAAAAATACGTTCTTGCCCTCGATTTAGGAACAACAGGAAACCGTGCAATTCTTTTTGATAAAAATGGAGAACTCGTTGGACAATCTTATGGAGAATTAATGCAATACTATCCTCATCCAGGTTGGTTAGAGCATGATCCTCTTGAAATTTGGCATGATACCCGTAGCTGCATGGAACAGGTTTTGAGAAGTACGGGAGTTTCCCCCCAAGAGATTGCGGCAACAGGGTTGACGGTGCAACGAGAAACTTGTTTACTCTGGGATAAAACAACCGGTGAACCGCTACATAAAGCGATTGTTTGGCAAGATAGACGCACTGCCCAAAAGTGTCGGGAGTTAAGCGAAAAAGGCTATGCGGAGAAGATTCAAGAAACGACAGGCTTAGTTTTAGATGCCTATTTTTCGGCGAGTAAGTTGGCTTGGCTTTTAGATTGGGTAAAGCAAAATAAACCCGAAGTCAATTTAGATCATGTGTTAGCTGGAACAATTGATACTTGGATTCTCTGGAATTTGACCGGGAGACGGGTTCACGCTACCGATCAAAGTAATGCCAGTCGCACGATGTTAATGAATTTGGGAACTCATGACTGGGATCCTGAGTTATTAGATCTATTTACGATTCCTCGTCACTTTATGCCCGAAATTCGGCCAAGTTTAGGGGATTTTGGCACGATTGATGAAGAAATTTTGGGCACAGAAATTCCCATTCGCGCTATTTTTGGGGATCAACAGGCGGCGTTATATGCCCATGGTTGCAATCAGAAAGGAATGCTGAAATGTACTTATGGCACAGGTTGCTTCCTCATTTCTCAAAGTGGACAAGAATTAACGCGATCGCGCAATCAACTCCTTTCCACAGTAGCCTGGAGTGAAGCAAATGGCGGAAAACCCACTACAAATTATGCTCTAGAAGGGGCCATGTTTACCACAGGGGCTTGTATTCAATGGTTACGAGACGGCTTAAAATTAATTAAATCTGCTCCCGAAACGGAAATTTTAGCCCGAGAAGTGGAGAATACTGATGGGGTTTACTTTGTCCCTGCTTTAAGTGGATTAGGTGCGCCCCATTGGGATATGAGTGCGAGAGGGGCATTTGTTGGCATTACAGGCGGTGTGCAACGGGAACACATGGTAAGAGCGGTTTTAGAATCGATCGCGTTTCAAGTAAAAGAAGTGGTGGATGCAATGAATAAAGATAGTGAGACTCCCATTTCTTTATTAAAAGTGGATGGTGGAGCTTCTCAAAATAATTTCCTAATGGAGTTTCAAGCCGATGTATTAGGGATTCCTGTAGAACGTCCAGCGATTCTGGATGCAACAGCCCAAGGAGCTGCCTTTGGTGCAGGGTTAGCTGTTGGTTTCTGGGATGATTATGAGGAATTAGTAGGAAAACGAAAGCGCGATCGTAGTTTTATTCCTAGTAAGAATCAAAAACAAGCCCAAGAAGATTTCCTAATGTGGCAAAAAGCGGTTTCACGGGCAAAAAACTGGGTTGAATAA
- a CDS encoding Hsp20/alpha crystallin family protein produces MALIRWQPFREMDELQQEFNHIFDRLGYKYSDQKNDNLTAFVPPAEMEETEEAFHLRLEVPGMNPDDLDIQVSAENISIRGERKSESKTEENGMKRSEFRYGTFQRVIPLSSRIDHNNVQADYKNGVLELTLPKAEEEKQKAVKVKVNH; encoded by the coding sequence ATGGCTTTAATTCGTTGGCAACCCTTCCGTGAAATGGACGAACTTCAACAAGAATTTAATCATATTTTTGATCGTTTAGGCTATAAATACTCTGATCAAAAAAATGATAACTTGACCGCCTTTGTTCCCCCAGCAGAAATGGAAGAAACGGAAGAAGCGTTTCATCTTCGGTTGGAAGTTCCCGGAATGAACCCCGATGATTTAGATATTCAAGTGAGCGCAGAAAATATTTCTATTCGTGGGGAACGAAAATCAGAATCAAAAACTGAAGAAAATGGAATGAAACGAAGCGAGTTTCGCTATGGAACATTTCAACGCGTTATTCCGTTATCTAGTCGCATTGACCATAATAATGTCCAAGCTGACTACAAAAATGGTGTGCTAGAGTTAACCCTTCCTAAAGCTGAGGAAGAAAAACAAAAAGCGGTAAAAGTGAAAGTCAATCATTAA
- the prmA gene encoding 50S ribosomal protein L11 methyltransferase, whose protein sequence is MATWWEIQIICDSTLEDIIFWRLNRFGCDGMASEKRNNDFLVRAYLPQLRAHPLDLAALSLWLRQDAMVMETASPQVSWRLIDEEDWASSWKQHWSPQEIGDRVLVCPAWITPPETERLILRLDPGVAFGTGVHPTTQLCLESLEMRYGFGNTGGVIADIGCGSGILSIASLLFGADQVYATDTDPLAVKATRSNRDLNQIEPKRLQVEEGSVQQLLSMYPHRFDGFVCNILAEVILDLIPHFSAIAHSHTWGILSGILMEKAQPIADRLEEHGWKVGTLWRRKEWCSLNIRRKLED, encoded by the coding sequence ATGGCAACTTGGTGGGAAATCCAAATTATCTGTGATTCAACGCTAGAAGACATAATTTTTTGGCGATTGAATCGGTTTGGCTGTGATGGCATGGCAAGCGAAAAACGAAATAATGATTTTTTGGTACGGGCTTATTTGCCACAATTACGAGCACATCCTTTAGATTTAGCCGCTTTATCTCTCTGGCTGCGCCAAGATGCCATGGTTATGGAAACAGCTTCCCCCCAAGTGAGTTGGCGTTTAATTGATGAGGAAGATTGGGCAAGTAGCTGGAAACAGCATTGGAGTCCTCAAGAAATCGGCGATCGCGTTTTAGTCTGTCCGGCGTGGATAACTCCTCCTGAAACGGAGCGGCTGATCTTGCGCTTAGATCCAGGTGTGGCATTTGGTACTGGTGTTCATCCCACTACCCAACTGTGTTTAGAATCTTTAGAAATGCGCTATGGCTTTGGTAATACAGGAGGCGTGATTGCTGATATTGGTTGTGGTTCAGGGATTTTATCCATTGCTAGCTTATTATTTGGGGCTGATCAAGTCTATGCTACAGATACAGATCCTCTTGCAGTTAAGGCAACTCGTTCTAATCGCGATCTCAATCAAATTGAACCAAAACGCTTACAAGTAGAGGAAGGAAGTGTTCAGCAACTTCTCTCCATGTATCCTCATCGCTTTGATGGCTTTGTTTGTAATATTTTGGCAGAAGTAATTCTTGATTTGATTCCCCACTTTAGCGCGATCGCGCACTCCCACACTTGGGGCATATTAAGTGGTATCTTAATGGAAAAAGCTCAGCCTATAGCTGACCGTCTGGAAGAACATGGTTGGAAAGTGGGAACTCTTTGGCGACGCAAGGAATGGTGTTCTCTCAATATCCGCCGTAAATTAGAAGATTAA